GAATTTGCAGTAAGAGCCCATGTTGCAGTAGCAGCTTGAGAAAATAATTTTTGTGAAAAAGCTGATAAAAAAAACATTATACCTATAAGGCTGTATATTTTTACAACATTTATACAATTAGAATATTTTTTCATGAGATTAGGCAGTTATTCTGTTACTATTTAGAGTTAAAAATAATTATTTATTTAAAATAATTTTTTCTGTTTTTGAAAAATCATCGGAAGATAACTTAACAGTATAAATTCCAGAAGAAAAATTACTAAGGTCAATATTTTCTTTATTCTGATTGCAAATTCTAGAAAGTACAACCTGTCCAATAGAATTGATTACTTCTACTAAAAAAGTACTATTGTTTGCAAAAGAAGTTGATATTGTTATAAATCCATGAGATGGATTAGGATAGACCAAGATACTGTTTTGCTCTTTATTATTAACAACATTTAAAGATGTTAAATCTAAAGTTTGTGTCATAGTACCATCCGGACAAAGTCCATTTGAAACAGTTAATACCACATTGTATATAGCTGGTGATACATATTGATGAATAGGATTAATTTCGGTACTTGTATGACCATCGCCAAAATTCCACAAATAACTGCTTGAATAAAGAGAATTATTTGTAAAATTGAATTCTAGCCCATTTGCTGTATAAACGAATGAAGGAACAGGAAACTCAGCAGCAACCAAATCGGTGTTTCCAAACATACTTGTACCAATACAATTACCAGAAGAAATACCTATTACCTGATAAAGACCAGGAGTATTTACAGAAATATAATACGGATTTTCATTTGTTGTTATTGTTGTTGGATTTAATCCATCAATTGTATATACAAATGTCCATGGTGCTATACCATTAAAGTTTATAGGAATATTTGCGAGTAAACCACTACATGAAGCTACAGTTGGATTATTCATTGAAGAACCAGGCAAAGGTGTTACTATAACTTCTGGTGTGCCAACTGTTGAAGAATTATAACAATTTACATCAGAAACTGATTGAATTTCATAAAAACCACCATCGGCAACATTTAATATATATGGATTATCTGATGTAGTTATTGTTACAGGATTAATATTATTTGTAGTATAGGTAAACGACCATGGAGATGCTCCAGAAAAACTAATAGGTAAACCAGCAGTCTGTCCTTCACAAACTGAAACCTGATTATTTCCAAAAGTAAAAGTTGCTGTTGGTAATGGCAACAACGAAACACTTGCACTACCTATATTATTTGTTCCATAACACCCATCACCTTCTAAACTTGTAATTTGATAAACACCATCAAGATTTACTGCCATTTCATACTGATAATCAGTTGTACTAACAGTAATAAAATTTGCATTATTAACAGAATATGTAAAAGTAAAAGGTGAATTACCAGTAAATTGAATTGGAATATTTGTAGTATATCCCATACATGCACTTGTATTAATACTTGCCATTACTGAAGTTGGAATTGGTTTTACAATTACCTCTTGTCCCTGTTGCGGAACATTGCTTGTGCAATTAGCATCAGTAACTGTTGTTAAATTATACAAACCTGCTTGTGTTGCAGTTAAATTAAAAATATTTGAAGTTGAAGTATAACTTATTTCATTTTCTCCATCAATTGTATAAGAAATATTCCACGGTGATGTTCCGGTAAATTGAACTGGAAGAATTGCAGTTTCTCCCTGACAAACTGAAACAGATGGACCACTAGAAATGAATGATGCTGTTGGAACATTATTAATAGAAATATTTGCGTTTCCAACAAAAGTATTTCCAACACATCCTCCAGAAGAAATTGCTGTAACTTCATATAATCCGGCATCCGAAGCAGATAATAAATATGGATTATTTGCTGTTAATATTGTTGTTGGGTTTGCTCCGTCTTTAGTATAAGTAAATGTCCATGGAGAAGCACCAGTAAATTGAATTGGAATATTTAACGAACTTCCTGCACATACAAATGCATTTCCAGTTGTAATATTTGAAGTTGGAATTACACTATTTACTGTAATTTTTGCACTACCCGAGAAACAAGTGCCGCTTTTATACATATCATTTAATGCAGTAATTTCATAAATACCACCCGTATTAACATTTAACACATAAGGATTATCATTGGTTGTTACAGAAACAGGATT
The nucleotide sequence above comes from Bacteroidia bacterium. Encoded proteins:
- a CDS encoding T9SS type A sorting domain-containing protein, whose product is MKTLFNLLAAIVVCTNVCVESVSAQNTTYQSSITQNLKSPVRIAIDHNDILYVTDAHEKAIVKYDLQGNFIESISVGGSPVSVAINNTNQIFIGDGETGIISKVESNGTLTEFYSGCVFPSSMTFSPEGILYVADGKSQKVIALDVSANVIQTIGVGTLVFPSEVVYDYRNSRILVAEHGGFGPGVGMSGLPVCKIWKFDLNGVLQGSFASAGNGNGQFYRIQGMTVGKCGNLYVCDPFQGNISVFNENNTFITRFGQFGTQPGELNVPLDVLFDSQERIIVASMNNGALEVFNVADTLPTSNIVNSDATICSNQTTNITIDFTGTAPWTFTYTVDGLNPVSVTTNDNPYVLNVNTGGIYEITALNDMYKSGTCFSGSAKITVNSVIPTSNITTGNAFVCAGSSLNIPIQFTGASPWTFTYTKDGANPTTILTANNPYLLSASDAGLYEVTAISSGGCVGNTFVGNANISINNVPTASFISSGPSVSVCQGETAILPVQFTGTSPWNISYTIDGENEISYTSTSNIFNLTATQAGLYNLTTVTDANCTSNVPQQGQEVIVKPIPTSVMASINTSACMGYTTNIPIQFTGNSPFTFTYSVNNANFITVSTTDYQYEMAVNLDGVYQITSLEGDGCYGTNNIGSASVSLLPLPTATFTFGNNQVSVCEGQTAGLPISFSGASPWSFTYTTNNINPVTITTSDNPYILNVADGGFYEIQSVSDVNCYNSSTVGTPEVIVTPLPGSSMNNPTVASCSGLLANIPINFNGIAPWTFVYTIDGLNPTTITTNENPYYISVNTPGLYQVIGISSGNCIGTSMFGNTDLVAAEFPVPSFVYTANGLEFNFTNNSLYSSSYLWNFGDGHTSTEINPIHQYVSPAIYNVVLTVSNGLCPDGTMTQTLDLTSLNVVNNKEQNSILVYPNPSHGFITISTSFANNSTFLVEVINSIGQVVLSRICNQNKENIDLSNFSSGIYTVKLSSDDFSKTEKIILNK